A genomic region of Halomonas aestuarii contains the following coding sequences:
- a CDS encoding phage tail protein, with the protein MEPFIGQIQLFPYNFAPRGWAFCEGQMLQIEQNTTLYSLIGNTYGGDGRTTFALPDLKTKNLDDNLHYCIALQGVYPSRG; encoded by the coding sequence ATGGAACCGTTCATCGGTCAGATACAGCTGTTTCCGTACAATTTCGCGCCCCGCGGCTGGGCGTTCTGCGAAGGCCAGATGCTGCAGATCGAGCAGAATACGACGCTCTACTCCCTCATCGGCAACACCTACGGCGGGGACGGGCGAACGACCTTCGCCTTGCCCGATCTCAAGACCAAGAACCTGGATGACAATCTGCATTACTGCATCGCGCTGCAGGGCGTCTATCCCAGTCGGGGCTAG
- a CDS encoding MAPEG family protein, which yields METDMALLSLDNPVFVTYLIAAAIMLLKLMLQPWMTVFRMMEVRAGFRSPEDAKKSPLNPMPGPGQLEPNEYVERSRRMNLNDLESIPGFLVAGFLFVLTGPPVILAQVLLWGYVIARAAHFIAYSTAQLHDIRATCWTLSSLPVIAMAVYILVRGLSA from the coding sequence ATGGAAACCGACATGGCCCTGTTGAGCCTGGACAATCCGGTGTTCGTCACCTATCTGATCGCGGCTGCCATCATGCTGCTCAAGCTCATGCTGCAGCCGTGGATGACCGTGTTTCGCATGATGGAGGTGCGGGCGGGGTTTCGCAGTCCCGAGGACGCGAAGAAGAGTCCTCTGAACCCGATGCCTGGCCCGGGCCAGCTGGAACCCAATGAGTACGTCGAGCGATCTCGACGCATGAACCTGAATGACCTGGAGAGCATTCCGGGCTTCCTCGTGGCGGGCTTCCTGTTCGTCCTGACGGGCCCGCCGGTGATCCTGGCCCAGGTGCTCCTGTGGGGGTACGTCATCGCCAGGGCGGCACACTTCATCGCCTATTCGACGGCCCAGCTGCATGACATCCGTGCCACCTGCTGGACCCTCAGCTCGCTGCCGGTCATCGCGATGGCGGTCTACATCCTTGTACGTGGCTTGTCTGCCTGA
- a CDS encoding sensor domain-containing diguanylate cyclase, whose product MKKPCNPVDEESRIEILRSFDILDTPAEERFDRLTRLARRLFGVPIALVSLVDHDRQWFKSHAGLEASETPRDISFCGHAILGSDVFIVRDTLEDERFADNPLVAGGPRIRFYAGCPITDMAHHNLGTFCIIDHTPREPSAEDIAALKDLAAIAERELAMVKLATRDELTNLSNRRGFMGLAQHSLDLCTRYEMPATLVFIDLCKFKDINDAHGHQEGDLALAAFAEILGGSSRRADIIARLGGDEFVALLPNATIQTAECYIARLGETLSRYNRDADRGYEIQFTHGIVAFHAERHETIEALLAEGDALMYEEKGQDEAERA is encoded by the coding sequence GTGAAGAAGCCCTGCAACCCCGTGGATGAGGAGTCCCGAATCGAGATACTTCGCTCCTTCGACATCCTCGATACGCCGGCCGAGGAACGGTTCGACCGTCTGACACGCCTGGCCAGGCGCCTGTTCGGGGTGCCCATCGCGCTGGTCAGCCTGGTCGACCACGACCGGCAGTGGTTCAAGTCCCACGCTGGGCTGGAGGCTTCCGAGACCCCCCGGGACATCTCCTTCTGTGGCCATGCGATTCTCGGCAGCGACGTCTTCATCGTCCGCGATACGCTGGAGGATGAGCGTTTCGCGGACAACCCGCTGGTGGCGGGGGGGCCGCGCATTCGTTTCTATGCCGGATGCCCGATCACCGACATGGCGCACCATAACCTGGGCACCTTCTGCATCATCGACCACACGCCACGGGAGCCTTCCGCGGAGGATATCGCGGCCCTGAAGGACCTCGCGGCCATCGCCGAACGCGAGCTGGCCATGGTGAAGCTGGCCACGCGGGACGAGTTGACCAACCTGTCGAACCGGCGGGGCTTCATGGGGCTGGCCCAGCACAGCCTCGACCTCTGCACCCGCTACGAGATGCCGGCCACCCTGGTCTTCATCGACCTGTGCAAGTTCAAGGACATCAACGACGCCCACGGGCACCAGGAGGGGGACCTGGCCCTGGCGGCCTTCGCCGAGATTCTGGGCGGCTCATCCCGACGAGCCGACATCATCGCCCGGCTGGGCGGCGATGAATTCGTCGCCCTGCTGCCGAATGCGACGATTCAGACCGCGGAATGCTACATAGCGCGACTCGGCGAGACCCTGAGCCGCTACAATCGAGACGCCGACCGGGGCTATGAGATCCAGTTCACCCACGGCATCGTGGCGTTCCACGCCGAGAGGCATGAGACCATCGAGGCCCTGCTGGCGGAAGGGGATGCCCTGATGTACGAGGAAAAGGGACAGGACGAGGCCGAACGGGCGTGA
- a CDS encoding DUF4239 domain-containing protein, with protein sequence MTYLSHLPNALLIVVIVLIASALALVPYLLARRVMLARADEHSKDLAGSVLFRIGALHSLILALIFAQELLNFSEARHAMTREATLVGDIYYDLQRYDDEATASVQTHLVDYTAIVLEREWPGLARQGQLDEQAWAEWQHVYHAILDLVPETRRQDSLREIMLGQVRELSELRINRETAALVGTNDLFFFAAIAGIVVMSIGYFPFPPTPVNLTLLLLFGVYTGLVLYFIIAFSNPFSAPGYVEPFRFERLYEGMVGATG encoded by the coding sequence ATGACCTACCTTTCCCATCTGCCCAACGCCCTGCTGATCGTCGTGATCGTCCTCATCGCCAGCGCGCTGGCCCTGGTGCCGTATCTGCTGGCGCGCAGGGTCATGCTGGCCAGGGCCGACGAGCACTCGAAGGATCTGGCCGGGTCCGTGCTGTTTCGCATCGGTGCCCTGCACAGCCTGATCCTGGCGCTGATCTTTGCCCAGGAACTGCTGAACTTCAGCGAGGCGAGACATGCGATGACTCGTGAGGCCACCCTCGTGGGGGATATCTACTATGACCTCCAGCGCTATGACGACGAGGCCACCGCCTCGGTGCAGACGCATCTCGTCGACTACACCGCCATCGTGCTGGAGCGGGAGTGGCCAGGCCTGGCGAGGCAAGGGCAACTGGATGAGCAGGCCTGGGCGGAATGGCAGCACGTATATCACGCCATCCTGGACCTGGTCCCCGAGACGCGTCGACAGGACTCCCTGAGGGAGATCATGCTGGGCCAGGTCCGCGAGCTCTCCGAGCTTCGCATCAATCGGGAGACGGCCGCGCTGGTGGGCACCAACGACCTGTTCTTCTTCGCGGCCATTGCCGGCATCGTGGTGATGTCGATCGGCTACTTTCCCTTCCCACCCACTCCGGTGAACCTGACCCTGCTGCTGCTGTTCGGTGTCTACACGGGGCTGGTGCTCTACTTCATCATCGCCTTTTCCAACCCCTTCAGCGCCCCCGGCTATGTCGAGCCTTTCCGCTTCGAGCGATTGTACGAGGGGATGGTGGGCGCCACCGGCTGA
- a CDS encoding lactoylglutathione lyase family protein → MNNVYPRNFSHIGISVPDLDKAVEFYTEVMGWYLIMEPSEVVEDDSAIGEMCTDVFGSGWGSFRIAHLSTGDRIGVELFQFNNAEDPEDNFEYWKTGVFHFSVQDPDVEGLAERIVAAGGRKRMAKPRYYYPGEKPYRMIYMEDPFGNILEIYSHSYELTYSEGAY, encoded by the coding sequence ATGAACAACGTCTACCCGAGGAACTTCTCCCACATCGGCATCTCGGTGCCGGATCTCGACAAGGCGGTCGAGTTCTACACCGAGGTGATGGGGTGGTACCTGATCATGGAACCGTCGGAGGTCGTCGAGGACGACAGCGCCATCGGCGAGATGTGCACCGACGTGTTCGGCAGCGGCTGGGGCAGCTTCCGGATCGCCCACCTGTCGACCGGCGACCGGATCGGCGTCGAACTGTTCCAGTTCAACAACGCCGAGGACCCGGAGGACAACTTCGAGTACTGGAAGACCGGCGTATTCCACTTCAGCGTGCAGGACCCCGACGTCGAGGGGCTGGCCGAGCGCATCGTCGCCGCCGGCGGCCGGAAGCGCATGGCGAAGCCACGCTACTACTACCCGGGCGAGAAGCCCTATCGCATGATCTACATGGAGGACCCGTTCGGGAACATCCTCGAGATCTACAGCCACAGCTACGAGCTGACCTACAGCGAGGGTGCCTACTGA
- a CDS encoding alpha/beta fold hydrolase: MTLVDHQGIRIAFEESGSGLPVVLGHSFLYSGKMWREQVPVLAEHYRVINPDLRGHGRSGRLAARFSLYDAVDDVIAVLDALGIERAVWCGLSIGGMVALRAALSHPERVAGLILMDTDAGSETPLHRLKYRAMGAAVRAFGFRPLLPSIAKLMFGATTRRGHPTLVDAGKAQFARNHVPSALLCLDALIRRDSVLDRLHEIRVPALVLVGEEDRSLPVALSRRMHDRLPRSTFEVIPGAGHLTALEQPARVNQAIIGFLAGAVAPAGPLA; this comes from the coding sequence ATGACACTGGTCGACCATCAAGGCATCCGGATCGCCTTCGAGGAGAGCGGATCGGGGCTGCCGGTCGTCCTCGGTCACAGCTTCCTCTACTCGGGAAAGATGTGGCGCGAGCAGGTTCCCGTCCTGGCTGAGCATTACCGCGTCATCAATCCCGACCTTCGCGGCCATGGCCGGTCGGGTCGCCTGGCGGCGCGCTTCTCTCTCTATGATGCGGTCGACGACGTCATCGCCGTGCTCGACGCGCTGGGCATCGAGCGGGCGGTCTGGTGCGGCCTGTCGATCGGCGGCATGGTGGCGCTGCGTGCCGCGCTCAGCCACCCCGAGCGGGTGGCCGGCCTGATCCTGATGGACACGGATGCCGGATCCGAAACGCCGTTGCACCGGCTGAAGTATCGCGCCATGGGGGCCGCTGTCCGGGCCTTCGGCTTTCGTCCGCTGCTGCCGTCCATCGCGAAGCTGATGTTCGGTGCCACCACCCGGCGTGGGCATCCCACCCTGGTCGACGCAGGGAAGGCGCAGTTTGCCCGGAACCATGTGCCCTCCGCGCTGCTCTGCCTGGATGCGCTGATACGGCGCGACTCGGTGCTCGACCGCCTGCATGAGATCCGCGTGCCGGCGCTCGTCCTCGTGGGGGAGGAGGATCGCTCGCTGCCGGTGGCGCTCTCCCGCCGGATGCATGACCGGCTCCCCCGGTCCACCTTCGAGGTCATCCCCGGGGCAGGGCACCTCACGGCGCTCGAGCAGCCGGCACGGGTCAACCAGGCCATCATCGGGTTTCTGGCGGGTGCCGTGGCGCCGGCCGGGCCGCTCGCCTAA
- a CDS encoding DUF6544 family protein, with translation MLTNLLLLSIPLAVMALSAWRVSDHRADREAITRLAAEQPAAPTAFDPAMVEALPEPARRYFLYTIAPGTPLHTVAHITMTGRFGMGTKEAPGYLEMSATQTLAMPAGFVWKMRARRGLMHLSGSDSERWTRFWLMGLLPVARLGGDPDHARAAFGRYVAEAVFWTPAAVLPGPGIDWEWVDTDCARLTVRHGALSQAIDVRVAVDGQPTQVCFERWSNANPDKAYRLQPFGGHLSAYRTFAGFRLPTHVEAGNGFGTDRYFPFFVVNVTDIDFPHG, from the coding sequence ATGCTGACGAACCTGCTGCTCCTGTCGATCCCGCTGGCCGTGATGGCACTCTCTGCCTGGCGGGTAAGTGATCATCGGGCGGATCGTGAGGCCATTACCCGGCTTGCCGCCGAACAGCCGGCCGCGCCCACTGCGTTCGATCCGGCGATGGTCGAGGCCCTGCCGGAGCCCGCGAGGCGTTACTTTCTCTACACGATTGCGCCGGGCACACCGCTCCATACGGTGGCCCACATCACCATGACGGGGCGCTTCGGGATGGGAACGAAGGAGGCCCCGGGCTACCTCGAGATGTCGGCGACACAGACCCTGGCCATGCCGGCCGGTTTCGTCTGGAAGATGCGCGCGAGACGCGGTCTGATGCACCTGTCCGGCTCGGACAGCGAGCGCTGGACCCGCTTCTGGCTGATGGGGCTGCTGCCGGTGGCACGCCTGGGGGGTGACCCGGACCACGCACGAGCGGCCTTCGGGCGCTATGTGGCCGAAGCCGTATTCTGGACCCCGGCCGCGGTGCTGCCGGGCCCGGGGATCGACTGGGAATGGGTGGACACGGATTGCGCCCGTCTCACCGTGAGGCATGGGGCACTGTCGCAGGCCATCGATGTTCGGGTGGCGGTGGATGGCCAGCCGACCCAGGTGTGCTTCGAACGCTGGAGCAATGCCAATCCGGACAAGGCGTATCGGCTGCAACCGTTCGGTGGCCACCTATCGGCGTATCGGACCTTCGCGGGGTTCCGCTTGCCCACCCACGTGGAAGCTGGCAACGGTTTCGGCACGGATCGGTACTTTCCGTTCTTCGTGGTGAACGTGACGGATATCGACTTTCCCCATGGCTGA
- a CDS encoding LysR family transcriptional regulator, whose translation MINPVWLRSFCTLVEVGHFTRTAERLHMTQSGVSQQVSKLEYQLGRDLLVRQGKRFTLTDAGERLYREGRQIVQSLDNLEQRVGADPAYEGVVRVMSPGSVGLKLYRHLLALQRRHPALVIDYRFAPNADVERAVAGDEVDIGFMTTPSSLEEVSARPVAREPLLLVTPIDAAEPDWETLRRLGFIDHPDGAHHAGLLLGANYAEFEHVHQLEKTGFSNQVNLILEPVSLGLGFTVLPAHAVEAFDKPRRVRVHSLSHPVSETLYLASHRRKAMPNRVKTVLDEATQHL comes from the coding sequence ATGATAAATCCCGTCTGGCTGCGCAGCTTCTGCACCCTGGTGGAGGTGGGGCATTTCACCCGCACCGCCGAGCGGCTGCACATGACCCAGTCCGGTGTCAGCCAGCAGGTGAGCAAGCTCGAGTACCAATTGGGGCGCGACCTGCTGGTGCGGCAGGGCAAGCGGTTCACGCTCACCGATGCCGGAGAGCGCCTGTATCGGGAAGGGCGGCAGATCGTGCAGTCGCTGGACAACCTCGAGCAGCGGGTGGGAGCGGATCCGGCCTACGAGGGCGTCGTCCGGGTCATGTCGCCCGGCAGCGTGGGGCTCAAGCTCTATCGTCACCTGCTGGCACTTCAGCGGCGGCACCCGGCGCTGGTGATCGACTACCGCTTTGCCCCCAATGCCGACGTGGAGCGGGCCGTCGCCGGTGACGAGGTCGATATCGGCTTCATGACGACGCCCTCCTCGCTGGAGGAGGTCAGCGCCAGGCCGGTGGCCCGGGAGCCGCTGCTGCTGGTCACGCCGATTGATGCGGCCGAGCCCGACTGGGAGACGCTTCGCCGGCTGGGCTTCATCGATCATCCCGACGGCGCCCACCATGCCGGCCTGCTGCTGGGCGCCAACTACGCCGAGTTCGAGCACGTCCACCAGCTCGAGAAGACCGGGTTCTCCAACCAGGTCAACCTGATCCTCGAGCCCGTCAGCCTCGGACTGGGGTTCACGGTGCTGCCGGCCCATGCGGTCGAGGCCTTCGACAAGCCACGGCGGGTCAGGGTCCACTCGCTTTCGCACCCCGTCAGCGAGACGCTCTACCTGGCCAGCCACCGCCGCAAGGCCATGCCGAATCGGGTCAAGACGGTGCTGGACGAGGCAACGCAGCACCTCTAG
- a CDS encoding DUF1330 domain-containing protein produces the protein MSAYLVFNYRINDRDAYDPYLAAVPAILEAHGAEILAADFDSEAVEGDARHVTVVLKFPSKEAARGWYDSPEYQDIIGLRLDNCDGMAVLANGAGQ, from the coding sequence ATGTCCGCTTATCTGGTCTTCAACTATCGCATCAATGATCGAGACGCCTACGATCCCTACCTCGCTGCGGTGCCGGCCATCCTGGAAGCCCATGGCGCGGAGATCCTGGCCGCGGATTTCGACAGTGAGGCCGTGGAGGGCGATGCCAGGCACGTGACGGTGGTGCTGAAGTTTCCTTCCAAGGAAGCGGCCAGGGGGTGGTACGACTCGCCCGAGTACCAGGACATCATCGGGTTGCGGCTGGACAACTGCGATGGCATGGCCGTCCTGGCCAACGGGGCTGGCCAGTGA
- a CDS encoding CPBP family intramembrane glutamic endopeptidase produces MADARDDVTGLRQWVLAHPVLAFPLLYLGWAYLFWTPLLLSDSSVWAFPNILWFLVGGASPLIAGLCLAAVTGGRAQLRDLACRLIDWRRIPGSWWLLILSFWLVFDLAMAGLAMWLGVTDSPLDVNGSLLQNPSLLLFLLLLSFVFPAVEEVGLRGYYLDVLQQRLGQMAAGLINGVVWAAWHAPFVVFPGYYDNTTFDPALSWWLPMIVCHTLLIVHVYHRTGRSILAVLIFHGMMNLTGEWLRISPDMYPFMLWGNVLLAVLLILLWRRGG; encoded by the coding sequence ATGGCTGATGCACGCGACGACGTCACCGGTTTGCGTCAATGGGTGCTGGCACACCCAGTCCTCGCCTTTCCGCTGCTATATCTGGGGTGGGCTTACCTCTTCTGGACGCCCTTGCTGCTGTCCGACTCCTCCGTATGGGCCTTTCCCAATATCCTGTGGTTCCTGGTCGGTGGCGCCAGCCCGCTGATCGCTGGACTCTGTCTGGCGGCGGTTACGGGGGGAAGGGCACAGCTTCGTGACCTGGCGTGTCGCCTCATCGACTGGCGGCGGATACCCGGGTCGTGGTGGCTGCTGATCCTCTCGTTCTGGCTGGTATTCGACCTGGCCATGGCGGGCCTGGCGATGTGGCTTGGCGTCACCGACTCGCCCCTCGATGTGAACGGCTCACTCCTGCAGAACCCAAGCCTGCTGCTGTTCCTCCTGCTCCTGTCGTTCGTCTTTCCAGCGGTCGAGGAGGTGGGACTTCGTGGCTACTACCTGGACGTGCTCCAGCAGCGCCTCGGCCAGATGGCCGCGGGATTGATCAACGGGGTGGTCTGGGCGGCCTGGCACGCGCCGTTCGTCGTGTTTCCGGGATATTACGACAACACTACCTTCGATCCGGCACTCTCGTGGTGGCTGCCCATGATCGTCTGCCACACGCTGCTGATCGTCCACGTCTACCATCGCACCGGGCGCAGCATTCTGGCGGTGCTCATCTTTCACGGCATGATGAACCTGACCGGCGAGTGGTTGCGCATTTCGCCGGACATGTATCCCTTCATGCTCTGGGGGAATGTCCTGCTCGCCGTCCTGCTGATCCTGCTATGGCGACGCGGCGGCTGA
- a CDS encoding CPBP family intramembrane glutamic endopeptidase, protein MRQRDLIPFVALTFLIAWGILGLYLFAAEPMTRLFGRLTGSHPLFYLAVYAPAIAALAVVHRRHGVDGLRRFLSRLLQWRASLAWYAFLVIVVPLVFYLSALFKEGAWPTLFPFDSPAAYLVALLLMAIKGPLEELGWRGMALPLLQRSMAPIWASLVVGGIWAAWHLPAFLLSGTPQSGWSLLPFLVGTVALSVIVTPLFNGSRGSLLLPAIFHLQLINPLWPDAQPYDTWGFVAVAVVVVWLNREAMFTRRGAITTVVPARRPGPPHGTRL, encoded by the coding sequence ATGCGTCAACGCGACCTGATCCCCTTTGTTGCCCTGACCTTCCTGATCGCCTGGGGCATCCTCGGGCTCTACCTTTTCGCCGCGGAGCCGATGACCCGGCTGTTCGGGCGCCTGACGGGGTCGCACCCGCTGTTCTACCTGGCGGTCTATGCGCCGGCGATCGCCGCCCTGGCGGTGGTGCACCGTCGGCACGGCGTCGACGGGCTTCGACGCTTTCTCTCCCGGCTGCTGCAGTGGCGGGCGTCCCTCGCCTGGTATGCGTTCCTGGTCATCGTCGTGCCGTTGGTCTTCTACCTCTCGGCCCTGTTCAAGGAGGGAGCCTGGCCGACGCTATTCCCGTTCGATTCGCCGGCCGCCTATCTGGTGGCGCTGCTGCTGATGGCCATCAAGGGGCCACTCGAGGAGCTGGGATGGCGCGGCATGGCCCTGCCCCTGCTGCAACGATCGATGGCGCCGATCTGGGCGTCGCTCGTCGTGGGCGGCATCTGGGCGGCCTGGCACCTGCCGGCCTTTCTGCTGAGCGGCACACCGCAGAGCGGCTGGTCACTGCTGCCGTTCCTGGTGGGCACCGTCGCGCTCAGTGTCATCGTGACACCGCTGTTCAACGGCTCGCGCGGTAGCCTCCTGCTGCCCGCCATCTTCCACCTGCAACTGATCAATCCCCTGTGGCCCGACGCCCAGCCCTACGATACCTGGGGGTTCGTCGCGGTGGCGGTCGTCGTCGTTTGGCTCAACCGGGAGGCGATGTTCACGCGCCGGGGTGCCATCACGACGGTGGTGCCGGCCAGACGGCCAGGGCCGCCGCATGGGACTAGACTCTAG
- a CDS encoding BCCT family transporter has product MSQNDQTADSRTGLLSRFGDPLVLLLTVGFIIAFVGLSLYDIQGVADGIASGFTWTAATLGTYFQLLLLLTFLVGIGVAISPAGEARVGNLDAPQISTFKWLSMIMCTLLAGGGVFFAAGEPIYHFVVTPPAFDTEAGTAEAVAGALAQSFMHWGFLAWAVLGTLTAVVLAHAHYVKGQPLQPRTLLYPVLGERVMKGWIGSVVDACCVIAVVAGTVGPIGFLATQVSFGLGELFGIGQGYGTQLAILVVLGAVYVTSAMTGIHKGIQVLSRFNVFLALAIAAVIAVFGPTQFLINAFTQGFGEYLSSFFTMATMTSETAPAWWMKWWTVFFFAWFIGYGPLMAIFVARISRGRSIRQMILAVAVMAPIATALWFTLLGGSGIHYQLTGVIDLTEALNNFQFDVATLTVAQALPGGSLMAMAILLLTSIFVATTGDSMSYAIAVVCTGHDAPHRLVRAFWGIAMALMAGILLYMGAGQISALQQFIVITAIPVSLVLLPSLWTGPQAAYAMAREQGVVAPRGQAAAAARH; this is encoded by the coding sequence ATGTCCCAGAATGACCAGACCGCCGACTCACGGACGGGTCTACTGTCACGCTTCGGCGATCCTCTCGTCCTGCTGCTCACCGTGGGCTTCATCATCGCCTTCGTGGGGCTCTCCCTGTATGACATCCAGGGGGTCGCCGACGGCATCGCCAGCGGCTTTACCTGGACGGCCGCTACGCTCGGCACCTATTTCCAGCTGCTGCTGCTGCTGACCTTCCTGGTCGGCATCGGGGTGGCGATCTCCCCCGCCGGCGAGGCCCGGGTCGGCAACCTCGATGCGCCACAGATCAGCACCTTCAAGTGGCTGTCGATGATCATGTGCACCCTGCTGGCCGGCGGCGGCGTCTTCTTCGCCGCGGGTGAGCCGATCTACCACTTCGTGGTCACCCCGCCGGCCTTCGACACCGAAGCCGGCACCGCCGAGGCGGTGGCCGGCGCCCTGGCCCAGTCGTTCATGCACTGGGGCTTCCTGGCCTGGGCCGTGCTCGGCACGCTCACCGCCGTGGTGCTGGCGCACGCGCACTACGTGAAGGGTCAGCCGCTGCAGCCGCGCACCCTGCTCTACCCAGTCCTCGGCGAGCGGGTCATGAAGGGCTGGATCGGCAGCGTGGTCGATGCCTGCTGCGTGATCGCCGTGGTCGCCGGCACCGTCGGCCCCATCGGCTTCCTCGCCACCCAGGTCAGCTTCGGCCTCGGCGAGCTGTTCGGCATCGGCCAGGGCTACGGCACCCAGCTGGCCATCCTGGTCGTGCTCGGCGCCGTCTACGTCACCTCGGCGATGACCGGCATCCACAAGGGCATCCAGGTCCTCAGCCGCTTCAACGTCTTCCTGGCGCTCGCCATCGCGGCGGTGATCGCGGTCTTCGGCCCCACGCAGTTCCTGATCAACGCCTTCACCCAGGGCTTCGGCGAGTACCTCTCCTCGTTCTTCACCATGGCGACCATGACCTCCGAGACGGCGCCCGCCTGGTGGATGAAGTGGTGGACGGTGTTCTTCTTCGCCTGGTTCATCGGCTACGGTCCGCTGATGGCGATCTTCGTGGCGCGCATCTCGCGAGGCCGCTCCATCCGCCAGATGATCCTGGCCGTCGCCGTGATGGCGCCGATCGCCACTGCCCTGTGGTTCACCCTGCTCGGCGGCTCCGGCATCCACTATCAGCTGACCGGCGTCATCGACCTCACCGAGGCGCTCAACAACTTCCAGTTCGACGTGGCGACCCTCACCGTGGCGCAGGCGCTGCCCGGCGGCAGCCTCATGGCGATGGCCATACTGCTGCTGACAAGCATCTTCGTGGCCACCACCGGCGACTCCATGAGCTACGCCATCGCCGTGGTCTGCACCGGCCACGATGCACCGCATCGCCTGGTGCGCGCCTTCTGGGGTATCGCCATGGCCCTGATGGCGGGCATCCTGCTCTACATGGGTGCGGGCCAGATCAGCGCCCTGCAGCAGTTCATCGTGATCACGGCCATCCCGGTCTCGCTCGTACTGCTGCCCTCGCTGTGGACCGGGCCCCAGGCGGCCTATGCCATGGCGCGCGAGCAGGGCGTGGTGGCACCGCGGGGCCAGGCGGCAGCCGCCGCGCGTCACTGA